From a region of the Geothrix sp. 21YS21S-2 genome:
- a CDS encoding autorepressor SdpR family transcription factor has protein sequence MEPGSLVFKALADPTRRRILDLLREGDLSAGDLAAGFDITKASISHHLNLLKQAGLVRVRRQGQHQIYTLHTTVFQEAMQWMMNFFP, from the coding sequence ATGGAACCCGGTTCCCTGGTATTCAAGGCGCTTGCCGACCCCACCCGGAGGCGGATCCTCGATCTGCTCCGGGAGGGCGACCTCAGCGCCGGGGACCTCGCGGCCGGTTTCGACATCACCAAGGCGAGCATCTCCCACCACCTGAACCTGCTCAAGCAGGCGGGTCTGGTGCGCGTGCGGCGCCAGGGGCAGCACCAGATCTACACCCTGCATACGACGGTCTTCCAGGAGGCGATGCAATGGATGATGAACTTCTTCCCGTGA
- a CDS encoding SdpI family protein, with protein MDDELLPVSEEGLQLRREWPSWVLLAAVWGFSLWAAPRLPAQVAVHWGLDGRPNGWASPLQAALLLPGLLTVVYGLSLLFLNGPFDFRAARSMDPALARRVRLLLVLFLGGLQALTLGGALRGGAPGATGILALLALFFILLGNLMPRLEPNALVGIRIPPTLEDRAVWKRTHRLGGRVFMAGGLLQLAACLLPGPVAGPVVMALIGAMVVVPVVYAYRIRPAQPPEAR; from the coding sequence ATGGATGATGAACTTCTTCCCGTGAGCGAGGAGGGGCTCCAGCTGAGGAGGGAATGGCCCAGCTGGGTCCTGCTGGCTGCGGTGTGGGGCTTCAGCCTCTGGGCCGCGCCGCGGCTGCCGGCCCAGGTGGCTGTCCACTGGGGCCTCGATGGCCGGCCCAACGGGTGGGCCTCCCCGCTGCAGGCCGCGCTGCTGCTGCCCGGCCTCCTCACCGTGGTCTACGGCCTGAGCCTGCTCTTCCTGAACGGGCCCTTCGATTTCCGGGCGGCCCGGTCCATGGACCCGGCCCTGGCGCGGCGCGTCCGCCTGCTGCTGGTCCTGTTCCTGGGCGGCCTCCAGGCGCTGACCCTGGGCGGCGCCCTGCGGGGCGGCGCTCCCGGGGCCACGGGGATCCTCGCCCTCCTGGCCCTGTTCTTCATCCTGCTGGGCAACCTCATGCCCCGCCTGGAGCCCAACGCCCTGGTGGGCATCCGCATCCCGCCGACCCTGGAGGACCGCGCGGTGTGGAAGCGCACCCACCGCCTGGGCGGGCGGGTGTTCATGGCCGGCGGGCTGCTGCAACTGGCGGCGTGCCTGCTGCCTGGCCCAGTGGCGGGTCCGGTGGTCATGGCGCTCATCGGAGCCATGGTCGTGGTGCCCGTGGTGTATGCCTACCGCATCCGCCCGGCCCAGCCGCCCGAAGCCAGGTAG
- a CDS encoding heavy metal translocating P-type ATPase, with protein sequence MAVCDLCGTPAGTGSCSRTFLEVPRTFCCSGCMNVYAILVESGAVAAGQDLRTTEVYLQSLKLGLIAAPDEGRPPIPEDAEIREELYQINGMWCTSCGWLVEHALAREYGVVSADVLFTSDLLKIRYCPQYLPPGVIPDRVASLGYRALPFGAEGDRKGWQDMLLRLGIAFGMWMNVMLFSLVVYASFFEGIAEGARRAVPFILMGLALPAVTYSAWPIHRLAFYGLRQGRLRLEALISTGVLAAFAYSAAQAFLGGRHYYFDTACAIVTLMLTGKALERSAKERSARAIAMLHRLLPRKARIRVDGEERFVAIEALEPGMVFLVKAGERIPADGVVVAGASSVDESVITGESELRARGSGDPVVCGSLNASGVLEVLVTHASADSSLARIVESVEGALANRSPLERAVDRVSRLFIPVVLLISLGTLAGCLALHLGPTVAMLRAIAVLVIACPCALGIATPLATTAAVGAASRKGILIRDVGVLETFRKVDAVVLDKTGTMTEGVFKVRGAAMERLDLAAALESYSEHPLGHALVAYAREQGLAPQDAAGLEIRPGLGLAGRVGPHRVVVGNRRLMELEGTEPTPEMTAQASVWQAEGYTVVFGAVDGLPTGALAFGDAPRREAAALVAALKARGVRTILLSGDARSTTLHMGQRLGVDECLGEVPPADKAEAVRRLQAKGAVVAMVGDGVNDAPALAAADLGIALGSGADLAMHAAPIVLLGGGLLRINETFRLAERTVAIIRQNLFWAFVYNAAGITLAITGILNPILAAGAMVLSSLSVIGNSLRLGRG encoded by the coding sequence ATGGCGGTCTGCGACCTCTGCGGCACCCCCGCGGGCACGGGGTCCTGCTCGAGGACCTTCCTGGAGGTCCCCCGGACCTTCTGCTGCAGCGGGTGCATGAACGTGTACGCCATCCTGGTGGAGAGCGGGGCCGTGGCCGCGGGGCAGGACCTGCGCACCACCGAGGTCTACCTCCAGAGCCTCAAGCTGGGCCTGATCGCCGCCCCCGACGAGGGCCGTCCTCCCATCCCGGAGGACGCCGAGATCCGGGAGGAGCTGTACCAGATCAACGGCATGTGGTGCACCTCCTGCGGGTGGCTGGTGGAGCACGCCCTGGCCCGGGAGTACGGCGTGGTGAGCGCCGACGTCCTGTTCACCTCCGATCTCCTGAAGATCCGCTACTGCCCCCAGTACCTTCCGCCGGGGGTCATCCCGGACCGGGTGGCCTCCCTGGGCTACCGGGCCCTGCCCTTCGGGGCCGAGGGGGACCGGAAGGGATGGCAGGACATGCTCCTGCGCCTGGGCATCGCCTTCGGCATGTGGATGAACGTGATGCTGTTCAGCCTGGTTGTGTACGCCTCGTTCTTCGAAGGCATCGCCGAGGGGGCCCGGAGGGCCGTGCCCTTCATCCTCATGGGCCTGGCCCTGCCGGCGGTGACCTATTCGGCCTGGCCCATCCACCGTCTGGCCTTCTACGGGCTCCGGCAGGGGCGCCTGCGGCTGGAGGCGCTCATCTCCACAGGCGTCCTGGCCGCCTTCGCCTACAGCGCGGCCCAGGCATTCCTGGGGGGGCGCCACTACTACTTCGACACCGCCTGCGCCATCGTCACCCTCATGCTCACGGGCAAGGCCCTGGAGCGCTCCGCCAAGGAACGCAGCGCCAGGGCCATCGCCATGCTGCACCGCCTCCTGCCCCGCAAGGCCCGCATCCGGGTGGATGGCGAGGAGCGCTTCGTGGCCATCGAGGCCCTCGAGCCCGGCATGGTCTTCCTGGTGAAGGCCGGGGAGCGCATCCCCGCCGACGGGGTGGTGGTGGCGGGGGCCTCCTCGGTGGACGAGTCGGTGATCACCGGGGAGTCCGAGCTGCGGGCCCGGGGAAGCGGGGACCCGGTGGTGTGCGGCAGCCTCAATGCCTCGGGCGTCCTGGAGGTGCTCGTCACCCACGCCTCCGCGGATTCCTCCCTGGCCCGGATCGTCGAGTCGGTGGAAGGGGCCCTGGCCAACCGCAGCCCCCTGGAGCGCGCCGTGGACCGGGTCTCCCGGCTCTTCATCCCCGTGGTGCTGCTCATCTCCCTGGGCACCCTGGCGGGCTGCCTCGCCCTGCACCTGGGGCCCACCGTGGCCATGCTGCGGGCCATCGCCGTGCTGGTGATCGCCTGCCCCTGCGCGCTGGGCATCGCCACTCCGCTGGCCACCACCGCCGCCGTGGGGGCGGCCTCGCGCAAGGGCATCCTCATCCGGGACGTGGGCGTCCTGGAGACCTTCCGCAAGGTGGACGCCGTGGTGCTGGACAAGACCGGCACCATGACCGAAGGCGTCTTCAAGGTGAGGGGCGCGGCCATGGAGCGCCTGGACCTGGCCGCTGCCCTGGAATCCTACTCCGAGCACCCCCTGGGGCACGCCCTGGTGGCCTACGCCCGCGAGCAGGGCCTCGCGCCCCAGGACGCCGCCGGCCTGGAGATCCGGCCCGGCCTCGGCCTGGCGGGCCGGGTGGGCCCCCACCGTGTGGTGGTGGGCAACCGCAGGCTCATGGAGCTGGAGGGGACCGAACCCACGCCGGAGATGACCGCCCAGGCCTCGGTGTGGCAGGCCGAGGGCTACACCGTGGTCTTCGGCGCCGTGGACGGCCTGCCCACCGGGGCCCTGGCCTTCGGCGACGCCCCGCGCCGGGAGGCCGCCGCCCTCGTGGCGGCCCTCAAGGCCCGGGGCGTGCGCACCATCCTCCTATCGGGCGACGCCCGGAGCACCACCCTGCACATGGGCCAGCGCCTGGGCGTGGACGAGTGCCTGGGCGAGGTGCCCCCCGCCGACAAGGCCGAGGCCGTGCGGCGCCTGCAGGCCAAGGGCGCCGTCGTGGCCATGGTGGGCGACGGCGTCAACGACGCCCCGGCCCTGGCCGCCGCCGACCTGGGCATCGCCCTGGGTTCGGGCGCCGACCTGGCGATGCACGCCGCCCCCATCGTCCTGTTGGGGGGCGGCCTCCTGCGCATCAACGAAACCTTCCGCCTGGCCGAGCGGACGGTGGCCATCATCCGGCAGAACCTCTTCTGGGCCTTCGTCTACAACGCCGCGGGCATCACGCTGGCCATCACGGGGATCCTGAACCCCATCCTGGCGGCGGGGGCCATGGTCCTGTCGAGCCTGTCGGTGATCGGCAACTCGCTGAGGCTGGGGCGGGGGTGA
- a CDS encoding 4Fe-4S dicluster domain-containing protein, which produces MSEAVPPARHWLLAEKRKPLPPPGRGHRPLRKLFHLICFLVFLVLPFSNLMRFDIPRQRFYFAGFEVLISEFSILFFALMFLMFVIAVVAIMYGRVYCGYACPQMIFSEASTAVEAWAMKLAQRWTAKPLGRKMLGKGLFLAVLAAASVFLAFVFMAYFIEPRDLLHRLLRFDLASVGGIMGASVTLVTFLDFTLVKQTFCTTVCPYGYMQGMLQDRHSLLVAYQDPTSACIDCKKCVRVCEMGIDIRKGPYQIECVHCGDCIDACDEVLAKVGHPGLIHYSWGGSAASARKEPWFRRWGFRDPKRFVILFVMAAYLTALGLTLYLRKPVLMRVTPDRATLFTLLPDGSVANRVRMNLANRSPRPVEIRVWVEGLPGARVMLDRNPLTLAPGAALERTFDIAAPAGGQELNPIRVVIQSSDRGAPDAAEMNFIMPTKRN; this is translated from the coding sequence ATGAGTGAGGCCGTCCCTCCCGCGCGGCACTGGCTCCTGGCTGAGAAACGCAAGCCCCTGCCCCCCCCGGGGCGGGGCCACCGTCCCCTCCGGAAGCTGTTCCACCTGATCTGCTTCCTGGTCTTCCTGGTCCTGCCCTTCTCCAACCTGATGCGCTTCGACATCCCCCGGCAGCGGTTCTACTTCGCCGGCTTCGAGGTGCTCATCAGCGAGTTCAGCATCCTGTTCTTCGCCCTGATGTTCCTGATGTTCGTCATCGCGGTGGTGGCCATCATGTACGGGCGCGTGTACTGCGGCTACGCCTGCCCCCAGATGATCTTCAGCGAGGCGAGCACCGCCGTGGAGGCCTGGGCCATGAAGCTGGCCCAGAGGTGGACGGCGAAGCCCCTGGGCCGGAAGATGCTGGGCAAGGGCCTCTTCCTGGCCGTCCTGGCGGCGGCCTCGGTGTTCCTGGCCTTCGTCTTCATGGCCTACTTCATCGAACCCCGGGACCTGCTGCACCGCCTGCTCCGCTTCGACCTGGCCTCGGTGGGCGGCATCATGGGCGCCTCGGTCACCCTCGTGACCTTCCTGGACTTCACCCTGGTCAAGCAGACCTTCTGCACCACCGTGTGCCCCTACGGCTACATGCAGGGCATGCTCCAGGACCGCCACTCCCTCCTGGTGGCCTACCAGGACCCCACCTCCGCCTGCATCGACTGCAAGAAGTGCGTCCGGGTCTGCGAGATGGGCATCGACATCCGCAAGGGCCCCTACCAGATCGAGTGCGTGCACTGCGGCGACTGCATCGACGCCTGCGACGAGGTGCTGGCCAAGGTGGGCCACCCCGGCCTCATCCACTACTCCTGGGGCGGCTCCGCGGCCTCCGCCCGGAAGGAGCCCTGGTTCCGCCGCTGGGGCTTCAGGGACCCCAAGCGCTTCGTGATCCTCTTCGTGATGGCGGCCTACCTGACGGCGCTGGGGCTGACGCTGTACCTGCGCAAGCCGGTGCTCATGCGGGTCACCCCGGACCGCGCGACCCTCTTCACCCTGCTGCCCGACGGCAGCGTGGCCAACCGGGTCCGCATGAACCTCGCCAACCGCTCCCCCAGGCCGGTGGAGATCCGGGTCTGGGTCGAGGGATTGCCGGGCGCCCGGGTGATGCTGGACCGCAATCCCCTCACCCTGGCCCCCGGAGCCGCCCTGGAGCGGACCTTCGACATCGCCGCCCCCGCCGGCGGCCAGGAGCTCAACCCCATCCGCGTGGTGATCCAGTCCTCGGACCGGGGCGCCCCGGACGCTGCCGAAATGAACTTCATCATGCCCACCAAGAGGAACTGA